Proteins from one Niallia circulans genomic window:
- a CDS encoding gamma-glutamylcyclotransferase family protein produces the protein MLVFVYGTLRKQQINHYMMKNYRCIAEDVWVYGKLYDAGAGYPFLALNRGREKVRGEIFAVPQSELYMLDEFEDYTPNDLNSLYVRVEVEVYDNNNNTTKAFTYVCNKEEMLLHEIEGHDWARFLGNLGTNEKI, from the coding sequence GTGCTAGTCTTTGTGTATGGAACTTTAAGAAAGCAGCAAATCAATCATTATATGATGAAAAACTATCGCTGTATTGCAGAAGATGTGTGGGTATATGGCAAATTATACGATGCAGGAGCAGGATACCCCTTCTTAGCACTCAATCGGGGAAGGGAGAAGGTGCGAGGGGAAATATTTGCAGTCCCACAATCTGAGCTTTACATGCTGGATGAGTTTGAGGATTATACACCTAATGACCTTAACAGCTTATATGTGCGGGTTGAGGTCGAAGTGTATGACAATAACAACAATACTACTAAAGCATTTACCTATGTTTGTAATAAAGAAGAGATGCTCTTGCACGAAATTGAAGGCCATGATTGGGCACGTTTTTTAGGGAATTTAGGAACAAATGAAAAAATATAG
- a CDS encoding secondary thiamine-phosphate synthase enzyme YjbQ, producing the protein MLIQKSLETSKHTNFYEITDEIQTAVTESKIKEGVVIVYCPHTTAGITINENADPDVVTDMIRRFDEVYPWNLDKDRHLEGNTAAHMKASTVGASEMVIINNGKLTLGTWQGIYFCEFDGPRHRSYTIKLIAG; encoded by the coding sequence ATGCTAATACAAAAGAGCTTGGAAACTAGCAAACATACAAATTTTTATGAGATAACAGACGAGATTCAGACTGCTGTTACAGAATCAAAAATAAAAGAAGGTGTTGTAATCGTGTATTGCCCCCACACAACAGCAGGAATAACAATAAATGAAAATGCTGATCCGGATGTTGTCACGGATATGATTCGCCGTTTTGACGAAGTATACCCTTGGAATCTGGATAAGGACAGGCATCTGGAAGGAAATACAGCCGCACATATGAAAGCAAGTACAGTTGGTGCCTCAGAAATGGTAATAATTAATAACGGGAAATTAACTTTAGGTACATGGCAGGGAATTTATTTTTGCGAGTTTGATGGACCAAGACATAGAAGCTATACGATAAAGCTGATAGCTGGATAA
- the sda gene encoding sporulation histidine kinase inhibitor Sda — MKIMSNEQLIFSYRDALKAGNEEEWILILKQEMDERGLNPSIVTE, encoded by the coding sequence ATGAAAATTATGAGCAATGAACAGCTGATTTTTTCTTATCGAGATGCATTGAAAGCCGGTAATGAAGAGGAATGGATACTTATACTGAAGCAGGAAATGGACGAACGTGGTCTTAATCCTAGTATTGTGACTGAATAG